The Brassica napus cultivar Da-Ae chromosome C7, Da-Ae, whole genome shotgun sequence genome has a segment encoding these proteins:
- the LOC106409666 gene encoding glyceraldehyde-3-phosphate dehydrogenase GAPA1, chloroplastic-like: protein MASATFSVPKPSLQGFTDFSGLRSSSASLPFGKKLSSDEFVSAVSFQTSAMGSSSGYRKGVTEAKLKVAINGFGRIGRNFLRCWHGRKDSPFDIIAINDTGGVKQASHLLKYDSTLGIFDADVKPSGDAALSVDGKIIKVVSNRNPSLLPWKELGIDIVIEGTGVFVDREGAGKHIEAGAKKVIITAPGKGDIPTYVVGVNADAYNPDEPIISNASCTTNCLAPFVKVLDQKFGIIKGTMTTTHSYTGDQRLLDASHRDLRRARAAALNIVPTSTGAAKAVALVLPNLKGKLNGIALRVPTPNVSVVDLVVQVTKKTFAEEVNAAFRESAEKELKGILEVCDEPLVSVDFRCSDVSSTIDSSLTMVMGDDMVKVIAWYDNEWGYSQRVVDLADIVANNWK from the exons ATGGCTTCAGCTACTTTCTCTGTCCCCAAACCATCTCTTCAG GGTTTCACTGACTTCTCAGGATTGAGAAGCTCCTCTGCATCACTTCCCTTTGGCAAGAAACTTTCTTCCGATGAGTTTGTTTCCGCTGTCTCTTTCCAGACCTCTGCA ATGGGAAGCAGTAGTGGATATAGAAAAGGTGTGACCGAGGCTAAACTTAAGGTGGCTATCAATGGATTCGGTAGGATCGGGAGGAACTTCTTGAGATGCTGGCATGGCCGTAAGGACTCTCCTTTTGATATCATTGCCATTAACGACACCGGCGGTGTCAAGCAGGCTTCTCATCTCCTTAAATACGACTCTACTCTCGGAATCTTCGACGCTGACGTGAAACCTTCCGGAGACGCTGCACTCTCAGTAGATGGAAAGATCATCAAGGTTGTATCTAACCGCAACCCGTCTCTTCTCCCCTGGAA GGAGTTAGGAATCGATATTGTCATTGAAGGAACAGGAGTGTTTGTGGATAGAGAAGGTGCAGGGAAACACATTGAAGCTGGAGCCAAGAAGGTTATCATTACAGCTCCAGGCAAAGGAGACATCCCAACATACGTTGTTGGTGTCAATGCAGATGCTTACAACCCCGACGAACCGATCATCAGCAATGCATCTTGCACTACAAACTGTCTTGCTCCCTTTGTCAAAGTTCTAGACCAGAAGTTCGGTATCATCAAGGGCACAATGACAACCACTCACTCTTACACCGGTGACCAGAGGTTACTAGACGCTAGCCACCGTGATCTAAGGAGAGCAAGAGCAGCTGCGTTAAACATCGTTCCCACATCCACAGGAGCAGCTAAAGCAGTGGCTCTCGTGCTCCCTAACCTCAAAGGGAAACTCAACGGAATCGCTCTCCGTGTACCGACACCGAACGTGTCAGTGGTTGATCTCGTTGTGCAGGTCACCAAGAAGACTTTCGCTGAGGAGGTCAACGCTGCTTTCAGAGAATCTGCAGAGAAAGAGCTTAAAGGTATCCTTGAAGTCTGTGATGAGCCGCTTGTGTCCGTTGATTTCAGATGCTCAGATGTGTCGTCCACCATTGATTCTTCGCTAACTATGGTGATGGGAGATGATATGGTTAAGGTGATTGCTTGGTATGATAATGAATGGGGTTACTCGCAGAGAGTTGTTGATTTGGCTGACATTGTTGCCAACAACTGGAAGTGA
- the LOC125589732 gene encoding LOB domain-containing protein 24-like produces the protein MNPKRCAACKYLRRRCPKDCIFSPYFPPGDPDKFACIHRIYGAGNVSKMLQQLPVQTRAEAVESLSFEAKCRVEDPVYGCVGIISLLQTEIQKTQTLLARTQAEIAVAQAKHSQNPS, from the exons ATGAATCCAAAAAGATGTGCTGCTTGCAAATATCTGAGAAGAAGATGTCCAAAAGATTGCATTTTCTCACCTTATTTCCCTCCAGGCGATCCTGATAAATTTGCATGCATCCACAGAATCTATGGTGCTGGAAACGTTTCCAAAATGCTTCAg CAACTTCCTGTTCAGACAAGAGCTGAAGCAGTGGAATCTTTGTCCTTTGAAGCAAAATGCAGGGTAGAAGATCCTGTTTATGGATGTGTTGGGATTATTTCTTTACTCCAAACAGAAATTCAGAAAACCCAAACTCTTTTGGCCAGAACTCAAGCTGAGATTGCTGTTGCTCAAGCCAAACATAGCCAAAACCCAAGTTAA
- the LOC106409262 gene encoding polygalacturonase At1g48100 isoform X3: MKIIKSSPLLAMLIGFIIIAAAISTISVEGRKHHVKRIKPKHSRHSKDTPTGSPAPAPYPSTHDGVFDILSFGAKGDGISDDSKALIGAWKAACRVAGGKVEIPAGKEFMVKAVTLQGPCKEETVVQIEGTLVAPTKIGSWPKSSLFQWLNFKWVSHVTIQGSGTLDARGYNWWNLDNYQTQALRFYSSGNVMVRDISIVNSPLCHLKFDDSDGVKINNITISSPENSPNTDGIHLQNTRNVEIQHSNIACGDDCVSIQTGSSNVHIHHISCGPGHGISIGSLGKDETVACVSDIIVEDISIQNTLAGVRIKTWQGGLGVVKNLTFSNIQVTDVQVPIVIDQYYCDKSKCKNQTSAVSISDVKYNNIVGSFTAQPVRIACSNNVPCMDVDLMDIRLRPSGGIRGLQTHQQQHALCWNSYGKTQGPLVPSSIGYCLKKSNIDGYYPKRFIASSHEKLCPL; this comes from the exons ATGAAGATAATAAAGAGTTCGCCGCTTTTAGCTATGCTGATCGGCTTCATTATCATAGCAGCCGCAATCTCCACAATCTCCGTTGAGGGTCGTAAACATCACGTCAAGAGGATCAAACCCAAACACAGTCGTCATTCTAAAGATACCCCTACCGGCTCTCCTGCACCCGCCCCTTATCCGTCCACCCATGATGGTGTTTTCGACATCCTCTCCTTCGGTGCCAAGGGCGATGGGATCTCCGACGACTCAAAG GCATTGATCGGAGCGTGGAAGGCGGCTTGTAGAGTAGCCGGAGGGAAGGTGGAGATTCCGGCAGGGAAAGAGTTTATGGTGAAGGCGGTGACGCTGCAAGGACCGTGCAAGGAGGAAACGGTGGTTCAAATAGAAGGAACCTTAGTAGCTCCTACTAAGATAGGGTCAtggcctaagtcaagcttgTTTCAATGGCTTAACTTCAAATGGGTCAGTCACGTCACCATCCAAGGCTCAGGGACTCTTGATGCTCGTGGCTATAACTGGTGGAACCTAGACAATTATCAAACTCAA GCACTTAGGTTTTATTCAAGTGGTAACGTGATGGTCCGTGATATAAGCATCGTGAACAGCCCATTGTGTCACCTGAAGTTTGATGATTCTGATGGAGTcaaaatcaacaacataacgATATCTTCGCCGGAGAATAGCCCTAACACCGACGGCATCCACCTCCAGAACACACGTAATGTCGAGATTCAACACTCCAACATCGCTTGCG GAGATGACTGTGTATCCATTCAAACCGGCTCCTCCAATGTACACATTCACCACATCAGTTGTGGCCCTGGCCATGGCATCAG CATAGGAAGTCTGGGGAAAGATGAGACCGTTGCATGTGTGTCTGATATCATAGTTGAGGATATCTCAATACAGAACACTCTTGCTGGTGTTCGAATCAAGACTTGGCAG GGAGGATTAGGGGTTGTCAAGAACCTAACATTCTCCAACATACAAGTAACAGACGTGCAAGTACCGATAGTAATAGACCAATATTACTGCGATAAGTCCAAGTGTAAGAATCAGACTAGCGCAGTATCAATTTCGGACGTCAAGTACAACAACATCGTCGGTAGTTTCACGGCACAACCGGTACGTATTGCATGCAGCAACAACGTACCATGCATGGACGTGGATCTAATGGATATTAGGTTACGACCTTCCGGAGGAATCAGAGGGTTACAAACTCATCAACAGCAACACGCTTTGTGTTGGAACTCGTACGGCAAAACACAAGGGCCTTTGGTTCCTTCAAGCATTGGTTATTGCTTAAAGAAGAGTAATATTGATGGTTATTATCCCAAGAGATTTATTGCTTCGTCCCATGAAAAACTCTGCCCTTTATAA
- the LOC106409262 gene encoding polygalacturonase At1g48100 isoform X2, giving the protein MKIIKSSPLLAMLIGFIIIAAAISTISVEGRKHHVKRIKPKHSRHSKDTPTGSPAPAPYPSTHDGVFDILSFGAKGDGISDDSKALIGAWKAACRVAGGKVEIPAGKEFMVKAVTLQGPCKEETVVQIEGTLVAPTKIGSWPKSSLFQWLNFKWVSHVTIQGSGTLDARGYNWWNLDNYQTQRNKYIPLMKPTALRFYSSGNVMVRDISIVNSPLCHLKFDDSDGVKINNITISSPENSPNTDGIHLQNTRNVEIQHSNIACGDDCVSIQTGSSNVHIHHISCGPGHGISIGSLGKDETVACVSDIIVEDISIQNTLAGVRIKTWQGGLGVVKNLTFSNIQVTDVQVPIVIDQYYCDKSKCKNQTSAVSISDVKYNNIVGSFTAQPVRIACSNNVPCMDVDLMDIRLRPSGGIRGLQTHQQQHALCWNSYGKTQGPLVPSSIGYCLKKSNIDGYYPKRFIASSHEKLCPL; this is encoded by the exons ATGAAGATAATAAAGAGTTCGCCGCTTTTAGCTATGCTGATCGGCTTCATTATCATAGCAGCCGCAATCTCCACAATCTCCGTTGAGGGTCGTAAACATCACGTCAAGAGGATCAAACCCAAACACAGTCGTCATTCTAAAGATACCCCTACCGGCTCTCCTGCACCCGCCCCTTATCCGTCCACCCATGATGGTGTTTTCGACATCCTCTCCTTCGGTGCCAAGGGCGATGGGATCTCCGACGACTCAAAG GCATTGATCGGAGCGTGGAAGGCGGCTTGTAGAGTAGCCGGAGGGAAGGTGGAGATTCCGGCAGGGAAAGAGTTTATGGTGAAGGCGGTGACGCTGCAAGGACCGTGCAAGGAGGAAACGGTGGTTCAAATAGAAGGAACCTTAGTAGCTCCTACTAAGATAGGGTCAtggcctaagtcaagcttgTTTCAATGGCTTAACTTCAAATGGGTCAGTCACGTCACCATCCAAGGCTCAGGGACTCTTGATGCTCGTGGCTATAACTGGTGGAACCTAGACAATTATCAAACTCAA AGAAATAAGTATATCCCACTAATGAAACCAACg GCACTTAGGTTTTATTCAAGTGGTAACGTGATGGTCCGTGATATAAGCATCGTGAACAGCCCATTGTGTCACCTGAAGTTTGATGATTCTGATGGAGTcaaaatcaacaacataacgATATCTTCGCCGGAGAATAGCCCTAACACCGACGGCATCCACCTCCAGAACACACGTAATGTCGAGATTCAACACTCCAACATCGCTTGCG GAGATGACTGTGTATCCATTCAAACCGGCTCCTCCAATGTACACATTCACCACATCAGTTGTGGCCCTGGCCATGGCATCAG CATAGGAAGTCTGGGGAAAGATGAGACCGTTGCATGTGTGTCTGATATCATAGTTGAGGATATCTCAATACAGAACACTCTTGCTGGTGTTCGAATCAAGACTTGGCAG GGAGGATTAGGGGTTGTCAAGAACCTAACATTCTCCAACATACAAGTAACAGACGTGCAAGTACCGATAGTAATAGACCAATATTACTGCGATAAGTCCAAGTGTAAGAATCAGACTAGCGCAGTATCAATTTCGGACGTCAAGTACAACAACATCGTCGGTAGTTTCACGGCACAACCGGTACGTATTGCATGCAGCAACAACGTACCATGCATGGACGTGGATCTAATGGATATTAGGTTACGACCTTCCGGAGGAATCAGAGGGTTACAAACTCATCAACAGCAACACGCTTTGTGTTGGAACTCGTACGGCAAAACACAAGGGCCTTTGGTTCCTTCAAGCATTGGTTATTGCTTAAAGAAGAGTAATATTGATGGTTATTATCCCAAGAGATTTATTGCTTCGTCCCATGAAAAACTCTGCCCTTTATAA
- the LOC106409663 gene encoding pentatricopeptide repeat-containing protein At3g26630, chloroplastic has protein sequence MAAPSPSPPPNLLSPPHFRPEKAYFFLRTCSNFPQLKQIHAKIIRHDLANDQLLARHLITLSSSFGETRYASLVFRQLHSPSTFTWNLMIRSLSVNNKPREALLLFVLMLTIHSQFDKFTFPFVIKACLADSSPRLGTQVHGLAITTGLFSDVFLQNTLMDLYFKCGRPDCGRKVFDEMPGRNIVSWTTMLNGLVSNDRLDDAEIVFGQMPTRNVVSWTAMIAAYVKNRRPDEAFQLFRRMQVDDVEPNEFTLVSMLQASTQLGSLSMGRWVHDYAHKNGFLLDCFLGTALIDMYSKCGSLEDARRVFDVMESKSLATWNSMITSLGVHGLGDEALSLFGEMEGEEGVEPDAISFVGVLSACANTGNVKEGLRYFLRMIYVYGITPIEEHNACMIQLLEKALEVNRVSSYVDSMDSDSNISTSFEVESTDRANERHESWNQHQITFSKWDAS, from the coding sequence ATGGCGGCTCCGTCGCCGTCTCCACCACCAAACCTCCTCTCTCCTCCCCACTTCCGACCCGAAAAAGCCTACTTCTTCCTCAGAACATGCTCAAACTTCCCCCAACTCAAACAAATCCACGCCAAAATCATCCGCCACGACCTCGCCAACGACCAGCTCCTCGCTCGACACCTCATCACCCTCTCTTCTTCCTTCGGAGAAACCCGATACGCTTCTCTCGTCTTCCGTCAGCTCCACTCTCCCTCTACGTTCACTTGGAACCTCATGATAAGATCTCTCTCCGTTAACAACAAGCCTCGCGAAGCTCTCCTCCTTTTCGTCCTCATGCTCACAATCCATTCGCAGTTCGATAAATTCACGTTCCCTTTCGTCATCAAAGCTTGCCTCGCTGATTCGTCTCCTCGTTTAGGCACACAAGTCCATGGTTTAGCTATCACAACCGGTTTGTTCTCGGATGTCTTCTTACAGAACACTCTCATGGATCTTTACTTTAAATGTGGGAGACCAGATTGTGGTCgcaaggtgttcgatgaaatgcctggtAGAAACATTGTCTCGTGGACGACTATGCTCAACGGTCTTGTCTCTAATGATAGATTAGATGATGCTGAGATCGTGTTCGGGCAAATGCCTACGAGGAACGTTGTCTCGTGGACCGCGATGATCGCTGCTTACGTTAAGAACCGTAGACCCGACGAGGCGTTTCAGCTTTTCAGGAGGATGCAGGTGGATGACGTGGAGCCTAACGAGTTTACGTTAGTTAGTATGTTGCAAGCTTCGACTCAGCTAGGGAGCTTGTCTATGGGGAGATGGGTTCATGACTACGCTCACAAGAATGGGTTCTTGCTTGATTGTTTCCTTGGGACTGCTTTGATTGATATGTATAGTAAATGTGGGAGCTTGGAGGATGCGAGGAGAGTCTTTGATGTGATGGAGAGTAAGAGTTTAGCGACTTGGAACTCGATGATCACTAGCTTGGGGGTTCATGGTTTGGGGGACGAGGCTTTGTCTCTGTTTGGGGAGATGGAAGGTGAAGAAGGGGTGGAGCCGGATGCTATCAGTTTTGTTGGTGTCTTGTCTGCTTGTGCAAACACTGGGAATGTGAAAGAAGGGTTGAGGTACTTCTTACGCATGATCTATGTTTATGGTATCACACCTATTGAAGAACATAATGCTTGTATGATCCAACTGTTGGAGAAAGCCTTGGAAGTGAACAGAGTTTCGAGCTATGTTGATTCTATGGATTCTGATTCAAACATCAGCACTTCATTTGAAGTTGAAAGCACGGATAGAGCGAACGAAAGGCACGAAAGTTGGAACCAGCATCAAATTACGTTCTCCAAGTGGGATGCAAGCTGA
- the LOC106409262 gene encoding polygalacturonase At1g48100 isoform X1, translating into MKIIKSSPLLAMLIGFIIIAAAISTISVEGRKHHVKRIKPKHSRHSKDTPTGSPAPAPYPSTHDGVFDILSFGAKGDGISDDSKALIGAWKAACRVAGGKVEIPAGKEFMVKAVTLQGPCKEETVVQIEGTLVAPTKIGSWPKSSLFQWLNFKWVSHVTIQGSGTLDARGYNWWNLDNYQTQKRNKYIPLMKPTALRFYSSGNVMVRDISIVNSPLCHLKFDDSDGVKINNITISSPENSPNTDGIHLQNTRNVEIQHSNIACGDDCVSIQTGSSNVHIHHISCGPGHGISIGSLGKDETVACVSDIIVEDISIQNTLAGVRIKTWQGGLGVVKNLTFSNIQVTDVQVPIVIDQYYCDKSKCKNQTSAVSISDVKYNNIVGSFTAQPVRIACSNNVPCMDVDLMDIRLRPSGGIRGLQTHQQQHALCWNSYGKTQGPLVPSSIGYCLKKSNIDGYYPKRFIASSHEKLCPL; encoded by the exons ATGAAGATAATAAAGAGTTCGCCGCTTTTAGCTATGCTGATCGGCTTCATTATCATAGCAGCCGCAATCTCCACAATCTCCGTTGAGGGTCGTAAACATCACGTCAAGAGGATCAAACCCAAACACAGTCGTCATTCTAAAGATACCCCTACCGGCTCTCCTGCACCCGCCCCTTATCCGTCCACCCATGATGGTGTTTTCGACATCCTCTCCTTCGGTGCCAAGGGCGATGGGATCTCCGACGACTCAAAG GCATTGATCGGAGCGTGGAAGGCGGCTTGTAGAGTAGCCGGAGGGAAGGTGGAGATTCCGGCAGGGAAAGAGTTTATGGTGAAGGCGGTGACGCTGCAAGGACCGTGCAAGGAGGAAACGGTGGTTCAAATAGAAGGAACCTTAGTAGCTCCTACTAAGATAGGGTCAtggcctaagtcaagcttgTTTCAATGGCTTAACTTCAAATGGGTCAGTCACGTCACCATCCAAGGCTCAGGGACTCTTGATGCTCGTGGCTATAACTGGTGGAACCTAGACAATTATCAAACTCAA AAGAGAAATAAGTATATCCCACTAATGAAACCAACg GCACTTAGGTTTTATTCAAGTGGTAACGTGATGGTCCGTGATATAAGCATCGTGAACAGCCCATTGTGTCACCTGAAGTTTGATGATTCTGATGGAGTcaaaatcaacaacataacgATATCTTCGCCGGAGAATAGCCCTAACACCGACGGCATCCACCTCCAGAACACACGTAATGTCGAGATTCAACACTCCAACATCGCTTGCG GAGATGACTGTGTATCCATTCAAACCGGCTCCTCCAATGTACACATTCACCACATCAGTTGTGGCCCTGGCCATGGCATCAG CATAGGAAGTCTGGGGAAAGATGAGACCGTTGCATGTGTGTCTGATATCATAGTTGAGGATATCTCAATACAGAACACTCTTGCTGGTGTTCGAATCAAGACTTGGCAG GGAGGATTAGGGGTTGTCAAGAACCTAACATTCTCCAACATACAAGTAACAGACGTGCAAGTACCGATAGTAATAGACCAATATTACTGCGATAAGTCCAAGTGTAAGAATCAGACTAGCGCAGTATCAATTTCGGACGTCAAGTACAACAACATCGTCGGTAGTTTCACGGCACAACCGGTACGTATTGCATGCAGCAACAACGTACCATGCATGGACGTGGATCTAATGGATATTAGGTTACGACCTTCCGGAGGAATCAGAGGGTTACAAACTCATCAACAGCAACACGCTTTGTGTTGGAACTCGTACGGCAAAACACAAGGGCCTTTGGTTCCTTCAAGCATTGGTTATTGCTTAAAGAAGAGTAATATTGATGGTTATTATCCCAAGAGATTTATTGCTTCGTCCCATGAAAAACTCTGCCCTTTATAA
- the LOC106409662 gene encoding DNA cross-link repair protein SNM1, whose translation MDAFVEDDGFGSRFNDGVEEEEEEGFSFFDDVVVEDEREEGFASDFYKAGSDWSCLLEGEEEETDKVTPESKKMKQSNLFEVWGLQKFTPETEKKKTTKQTDLFQVWGLQKPSPSTSSSSKKTSTASGKRLRDSPWANDTPRQCPFYKKLPGTPFTVDAFRYGCVQGCSAYFLTHFHADHYIGLTKSWSHGPIYCSSLTSRLLRLSLSVNPSFIHPLELDVEYTINGVKVTLVEANHCPGAALIHFRLLDGTCYLHTGDFRASKQMQTHPLLFNRRVHVLYLDTTYCNPRYKFPSKEDVLSYVVRITKEFLRKQPRTLIVVGSYSIGKECVYLAIAKALGVKIFANASRRRILQSFGWDDISNSLCTDGKATCLHVLPMSALKFERLDEHLKVYREQYGAVLAFRPTGWTYSEKVGEHLDLIRPTSRGKVTIYGVPYSEHSSFTELREFVQFLRPDKIIPTVNISNAESREKMQSCFREWLRR comes from the exons atggatgctTTTGTTGAAGACGACGGTTTTGGTTCTCGTTTCAACGACggtgttgaagaagaagaagaagaggggtTTAGTTTCTTTGACGATGTTGTTGTTGAAGACGAGAGAGAAGAGGGTTTTGCTTCTGATTTCTACAAGGCTGGTTCTGATTGGTCTTGTTTGTTggaaggagaagaggaagagaccGATAAGGTTACTCCCGAGAGTAAGAAGATGAAACAATCCAATttgtttgaggtttggggtttacaGAAGTTTACTCCTGAgactgagaagaagaagacaacgaAACAAACCGACTTGTTTCAGGTCTGGGGTTTACAAAAGCCTTCTCCTTCCACTTCTTCTTCGTCCAAAAAGACGAGTACTGCTTCAGGAAAGAGACTCAGAGACTCTCCATGGGCCAATGACACGCCTCGGCAATGCCCTTTTTACAAGAAACTTCCAGGAACACCGTTTACTGTGGATGCCTTTCGCTATGGTTGTGTTCAAGGCTGTTCTGCTTACTTCCTCACTCACTTTCACGCTGATCATTACATTGGTCTCACTAAATCTTGGTCTCATGGTCCCATTTACTGCTCTTCTCTCACTAGTCGTCTTCTCAGACTTAGTCTCTCTGTTAACCCCTC GTTTATCCATCCGTTGGAGCTAGATGTGGAGTACACTATTAACGGGGTCAAAGTCACTTTAGTTGAAGCTAATCATTGCCCTGGTGCTGCTCTTATTCACTTTCGCCTCTTGGATGGAACCTGTTATCTGCATACTGGAGATTTCAGGGCTTCTAAGCAGATGCAAACTCATCCTCTCCTCTTTAACAGACGAGTTCATGtcctgtatttggatacaaccTACTGCAATCCCAGATACAA ATTCCCCTCTAAAGAAGATGTGTTAAGTTACGTTGTGAGAATCACAAAGGAGTTCCTGAGGAAGCAACCGAGGACTCTGATTGTGGTTGGTTCTTATAGCATTGGAAAAGAATGTGTTTATCTAGCTATTGCCAAAGCACTTGGG GTTAAGATATTCGCAAATGCTTCAAGAAGACGGATACTACAATCTTTTGGATGGGATGATATTTCAAATAGTCTTTGTACAGATGGGAAAGCCACATGTCTTCATGTTTTGCCTATGTCAGCATTGAAATTTGAA AGACTTGATGAACACTTGAAGGTTTATAGAGAACAGTATGGAGCCGTTTTGGCATTTAGACCCACAg GTTGGACATACTCCGAGAAGGTTGGTGAACACCTTGATCTGATAAGACCAACATCAAGGGGAAAAGTTACCATTTATG GGGTTCCATATAGTGAGCATTCAAGCTTCACAGAACTTCGTGAGTTTGTTCAA TTTTTGAGGCCAGATAAGATTATTCCTACAGTGAATATCTCTAATGCTGAGAGCCGCGAGAAAATGCAGTCATGTTTCAGAGAATGGCTCAGACGCTGA
- the LOC106409665 gene encoding probable magnesium transporter NIPA8 codes for MGEWVIGAFINIFGSVAINFGTNLLKLGHNERERLALQDGGGGKTPLKPIIHFQTWRVGILVFLLGNCLNFISFGYAAQSLLAALGSIQFVSNIAFAYVVLNKMVTVKVLVATAFIVLGNVFLVAFGNHQSPVFTPEQLAEKYSNVTFLVYCGILILIVAVNHFLYRKGEVLLSTPGQEISSYWKMLLPFSYAVVSGAIGSCSVLFAKSLSNLLRLAMSSSYQLHSWFTYSMLLLFLSTAGFWMTRLNEGLSLYDAILIVPMFQIAWTFFSICTGFIYFQEFQVFDALRTTMFISGMLCVFIGISLLAPDDTRGNESKDNTSSLDSIVSSDVPSEEDRLISQSSEDGHSKDTRVVVQGMYMKATDLFAKTKTACLAALGFGEDSINASAILVMPMVSSKITGFRGNGLERAKILSMRGSGWSKLAMEEEGTRMLEKTSHHHHPSKA; via the exons ATGGGAGAGTGGGTCATTGGAGCtttcatcaatatttttggAAGCGTTGCTATTAATTTCGGCACTAACCTTCTCAAATTGGGACATAACGAG AGAGAGAGGTTAGCTTTACAGGATGGTGGTGGAGGAAAGACGCCGTTGAAGCCCATTATACATTTTCAGACATGGAGAGTTG GGATCCTTGTCTTTCTTCTTGGGAACTGCCTCAATTTCATTTCGTTTGGTTATGCTGCTCAG TCGCTTTTAGCAGCTCTTGGATCCATTCAGTTTGTATCCAACATAGCCTTTGCTTATGTTGTATTGAACAAAATGGTGACTGTCAA AGTACTTGTTGCTACAGCCTTTATAGTTCTTGGAAACGTTTTCCTGGTAGCATTTGGTAATCATCAGTCACCAG TTTTCACACCGGAACAGTTGGCGGAAAAGTACAGCAATGTCACATTCTTAGTATACTGTGGGATTTTGATTCTAATCGTAGCTGTAAACCATTTCCTCTATAG GAAGGGAGAGGTTTTGTTATCTACACCTGGCCAAGAGATTAGCTCCTATTGGAAAATGCTGCTTCCGTTCTCATATGCTGTGGTCTCTGGCGCTATAGGATCATGCTCGGTTTTATTCGCCAAGTCACT CTCAAATTTGCTGAGACTAGCCATGTCTAGTAGCTATCAATTGCACAGCTGGTTCACATACTCTATGCTTCTTTTATTCCTCAGTACAGCTGGATTCTGG ATGACAAGATTAAACGAAGGATTGTCTCTGTATGATGCAATTCTCATAGTTCCAATGTTTCAGATTGCTTGGACTTTCTTCTCCATTTGTACAGGATTCATCTACTTTCAAGAGTTTCAG GTTTTCGATGCGCTAAGAACAACAATGTTCATATCAGGAATGCTATGCGTATTCATAGGCATATCTTTACTAGCACCTGATGATACAAGAGGCAACGAGTCAAAAGACAATACATCATCTCTTGACTCAATAGTGTCCTCTGACGTGCCATCCGAGGAGGACAG GTTGATATCACAATCGTCTGAAGATGGACATAGCAAAGACACAAGAGTAGTCGTACAAGGAATGTATATGAAAGCAACTGATCTATTTGCCAAGACAAAG ACTGCTTGTTTAGCGGCATTGGGCTTTGGGGAAGACTCCATAAACGCATCGGCCATTCTCGTGATGCCTATGGTATCGTCGAAGATTACAGGGTTCAGAGGAAACGGACTCGAACGGGCCAAGATTTTGTCAATGAGAGGATCAGGATGGAGTAAACTAGCCATGGAAGAAGAAGGAACAAGAATGCTTGAAAAGAcatctcatcatcatcaccctTCAAAGGCTTAA